TGGATGGAATCAGCGGCCCGCACCACGACCTGAGTCTGCGGCTCCCCGCAGCACCGATACCACCATCCCGAATACGAACAGCCCCAGCGCCGCCGCATTGAGCGCGCCGCCCATGCTGCGCATCTGCGCTTCAGCTGTGAGCGTTCCCGCCACGCGCAGCACCAGCGACAGGTGCAGCACGACCAGCGGCAGATAGAAGAGCGGGTGATAGGGCAGACGGACGCTGAGGATCGCCGGGAAGATGATCGGCGCATGGCCGAAGACCATCGCGAAGACGAAGCCGAGCAGGATCGCGTGCAGCCCTGCGCCGTAAGCGGCGCTGTTCGCCACGATGCCGCCGGCCGACAGCAGGATCAGCGCGCCGATGCAGAGCCAGACGTAACCGGAGAGCAGGCACACGGCGATGAAGCGTGTCAGCCCTTTCTGGCGCACCGTGTGGCGGGCGATGTCCTGTTTGAGCAGCCAGGCGGCGAGCGCGAGCAGCGTGGCCGGGAACAGCAGCCCGGCGCCCGGCAATGTGCTGAATGCGGCTGGCGTTCCGGTCAGCAGCAGCACGACGATCCCGGCAAAGACCTTTCTGGCGACCGGCGAGGGCGGCAGGAATCGCGACAGCTCCAGGCGTTCACCGGCGATGGTGAGGATCAGGAATGCCATCCACAGCGGCGCAACGGCGGGGATGGAAAATCCGGCCAGCCACAGCGCATTGCCGGCGGCCCAGCCTGCCGCACCGAGTACCAGCGTCAGGGTATGCAGCGCGCGCTGGCGCAGGTACACCGCCAGCGATCCGGCCAGCATGAACAGACTGCCGGCAAAGAGCAGTGCAGGTCCTGTCGTATCGCCGAGTCCGGCCAGCAGTGCGAGTCCACCCAGTCCGGCACACAGTGGTGCGCTGTAGGCCCAGCGTGCGCCGAGTGCCACGGCACGCTCGAGGCTGATGACCGTACCGAAGAAGGCACCGATCATCAGTGGTCCGTGATCGAGTACCGATGCGGTGCCGGGCAGTGGAGCCATCCAGCCGATGCGCAGCAGGCCGGCGGCCGCACCCCCGAACAGCGAGACCATGCCGAGAATCAACAGCGGCACCCGCCACAGGCGCGGCAGATCTGCGCTCATCGCCAGCCGAAATGCTCCCGCGCGTATTCGCTCATCATCGCCGGTTCCCAGGGCGGCTCCCAGACCAGATTCACGGTGACCTCGGTGCCGGCCGGCACCCCGGCCATGACCACATCGCGCACCTGGTCGGCGATCATCGAGCTCATCGGACAGGCTGGCGTGGTCATCGTGAGGTCGATCTCGATGCCTTCCGCTGCCACGCGGATGTCATAGATGAGGCCGAGGTCGACGATATTCATGCCGACCTCCGGGTCGAT
This genomic stretch from Chromatiales bacterium harbors:
- a CDS encoding metal-sulfur cluster assembly factor; amino-acid sequence: MQHQSTPPPDPDILRNALTRVIDPEVGMNIVDLGLIYDIRVAAEGIEIDLTMTTPACPMSSMIADQVRDVVMAGVPAGTEVTVNLVWEPPWEPAMMSEYAREHFGWR